Below is a genomic region from Streptomyces sp. RPA4-2.
CCCTGCGCGCATGCAACAGGGCCGCCACGCATGCCTCCGCCGTCGCTTTCAACCGAGGCGTGAGGGACCGCAACGGTCTGCAGAAGGAGGTGTACGCGGACCTGAAGACGGCCTTCGGGCTGTCCGCGCAGCCGGCGGTGCGGGCGGTGAAGAAGGTGGTCGACGCCTACGCCACCCTGCGGGCCAACCTGCACGCCGGGAATCTGGGGCCCTCGACATCCCGGCGGTATCGCAAGGCGCTGAGTACGCCGATCGTTTTCCGGCCGGAGGCGGCTCAGCCGTTCGACGACCGCTGCCTGTCATGGCAGCACGACGCGCGCACCGTCTCCATCTGGACCGTGGACGGGCGGATGAAGGGGATCCGCTACACCGGCCACCCCGACCAGCTCAAGGCCCTGGTCCAGTACCGGCGCGGCGAGAGTGACCTCATCCAGCGCGGCGGGAAGTGGTTCCTGATCGCGACCTGCGAGATCCCCGACGCCGAGATGTTCGAGCCGGTGGACTGGATCGGGGTGGACCGCGGCATCGCCAACCTTGCGACCACGTCTGACGGGACCAACTACCAGGGCCGCCGCCTGTCGCGCTACCGCAGGTGGCAGGCCCGCAAACGAGCCGAACTGCAGAAGAAGAAGGCTCGTTCCGCCCGGCGTCGGCTTTCCCGCCGCAAGTGCAAGGAACAGCGCCATGCCACCCACGTGAATCATGTGATCAGCAAGGAGATCGTGTCCGTCGCGCAACGCACCGGTCGGGGGATCGCCGTCGAGAGACTGGACGGGATCCGCGAGCGGGTACGGCTACGCCGCGACCAGCGGGGCACGCTCTCCTCCTGGCCGTTCCGCCAGCTCGGACAGCACCTTGCCTACAAGGCCCGCCGGGCCGGGGTGCCGTTCCTGGAAGTGGATCCGGCCTACACCTCGCAGCGCTGCCCGCGCTGCGGGCACACGGAGCGGGCCAACCGGCCCACCCGGGACGGTTTCTGTTGTCGTCGGTGCGGCCTCGCTGGGCCCGCCGATGTCGTCGCCGGGGTCAACGTGCGCGACCGTGCACGCTCGGTGTGGGTATTCGTCACCATGCCCGTCCTGCCATCGGTGTAGCCGGAGGCGGGAGATGCGACCCGTGACCGTCCCGTCGTAGGGGACAGTCGGGAGCGCGACAAGGCGTGAACACCGCTGAGCCGTACAAGCTCGGCCGTTCACGGCCGAGAAGGTGACGTGTCGGGCAGCCTCGCGCCAGGGGGATGGAGCGGGAGTGAGCGGGGAATGTGGGCCGCCTTCCGGAGGGGCGAGTGGTACGCGGACGGGGGAGAGGTACGGGCCGCGGTCGTCCGCAGGCTGCTGCTCGCACCGCCGCCCGCCGAACCGGGCCACCTGCCCCGGCTGCGGATCAGGGACGTACGGATCACCGGGCGGCTCGACCTCGCCGAGGCCGTCGTCGCCGGGACCCTGCGGCTGCGCAACTGCCGCTTCGAGCAGGCCCCCTGTCTCGACGGCGCGGCACTGGGCGCCCTTGAACTGCGCGACTGCGTGCTGCCCGGACTCTCCGGGGTCGGCGTCACCATCGGCGGGAAGTGCGAGATCACCGGGTGCCGGGTGGAAGGGCCCACGGATCTCTACGGCGCCTCGATCGGCGGCACCCTGCACCTGGAGAACAGCCGCCTGACCGGGCACGGTGAGCGACGCGGCGAACGCGCCCTGCACCTCCTGTGCGCCACGGTCGGAGGCGACATCCAGGCCGGTTCGGGCTTCACCGTCGACGGCCGCACCGACCTGCGGGACACCTCCGTACGCGGCAGCGTCGTGCTCACGGGCGCCGAGCTGCGCAACCCGTCGGGCACGGCGCTCAAAGCCAACCGGCTGCACATAGGCGGGAACCTGAACTGCCGCGGCGGGTTCGTCGCCGAGGGCACCGTCGACCTGTGCGACGCCAGGGTGGGCGGCGGTGCGCTCTTCGAGGACGCCTCGCTCTCCGCCGGGCACGGGTCGGCCCTGCGAGCCCACGGCATAGACGTCAGGGCCGAGTTCAACCTCTGCGACGGGTTCACCGCGCTCGGCAGGCTCTCCATGAGCAGCATCACGGTGCGCAGCCGGTTCTGCTTCAAGGACAGCCTCATCGACGCCCCCGCGGGACAGCCGGCCCTCATCAGCCGGCGCTCCACCGCCTCCGAACTCGACCTGCGCTTCCGGGAACCCGTCAAAGGCTGGGTCTCCCTCAGCCACACCCGCGTCACCGTACTGAACGCCACCCCGGAGACCTGGCCCAGGGCAGTGCGCATGGACGGCATGGTCTACGACAGCCTGCTGCCCCAACTGCCCGCCCGGCAGAGGCTTCCGCTGCTCGCCCCCCCCGAGGGGTTCACCCCGCAGCCGTACGAACAGCTGGCGGCCACCTACCGGCAGCACGGCCACGACCGTGACGCCCGCACGGTGCTGCTCGCCCAGCAGCGCAGGCTGCGCGGCACACTGCCATGGCCGGGACGGGTGTGGAGCGGCTTCCAGGACCTCACCGTCGGCTACGGATACCGGCCGATGCGCGCCGTGTGGTGGCTGTGCGCGATCATGCTCAGCGGGATCCTGCTGTTCACGCGCTGGCCGCCGCAGGCGGTCGACCCGGGCAAGCCGCCCCACTTCCAGGCGGCCATCTACACCTTCGACCTGGTGCTGCCGCTCGTCGACTTCGGGCAGGAGCAGGCGTTCAGCCCACGGGGCGGCCTGCAGTGGGCGGCCGTGGTCCTAGTCTGCCTGGGCTGGCTGCTCGCGACGACGGCCGCCGCGGGCGCCAACCGCGTTCTCCGCAGGAACTGACACACACCTGAGACGGGTCCGGGCCTCGGCCGAGGCGGTCCGGGCCTCGGCCGGGGCCGCGGTGACGGGGCAGACCGCCGGGGGTGCGGTGCCCGCCGGACGCAGCGGGCTCGCGACCGGACCCCGGACGACCTCCGCGCGGCTCGCGGGCCCCCGCCCCCGCCCCGCGCGGACGGGCGATCGCAGACGACGCTCGGCAGCCCGCGGCCCGCAGCCCGCACCGCGAGCCGCGCGCACCGCGACCGCCGCCACCGCGGCCCGCCGCCCTCAGGCGTCCGGTGCCTCGTGGACGCGCTCACCCCCCACATAGGTCAGCGCGACCCCCGTCGCGCCGATCTCCTCGGGCGGCCCGGCGTACGGGTCGCGGTCCAGCACCACGAGATCCGCCAGCGCTCCCGCGCGTACGCTGCCGGTGTCGTCGAGATGGTTGGCGTACGCGGACCCCGCGGTGTACGCCGTGAACGCGGCCGTCAGCCCGAGGCGTTCGGCCGGCAGGAACACCGGCTCCGTCCCGTCCGGGGCCGTCCGGTTGACCGCGACATGGATGCCCTGGAGCGGGTCGGGACTGCTGACCGGCCAGTCGCTGCCCGCCGCGAGTCGCGCCCCGGACCGCAGCAGCGAGCCGAACGGGTACTGCCGGGCGGCCCGTTCGGGCCCGAGGAAGGGAATGGTCAGCTCGTCCATCTGCGGTTCGTGCGCGGCCCACAGGGGCTGGATGTTGGCCGTGGCGCCGAGCCGCGCGAAGCGGGGTACGTCGTCGGGGTGCACGACCTGGAGGTGGGCCAGGTGCGGACGCGTGTCGCTCGGGCCGTTCGCCTTCCGTGCCGCCTCGACCGCGTCCAGGGCGTCCCGTACGGCCCGGTCGCCCAGCGCGTGGAAGTGGCACTGGAAACCGAGGGCGTCCAACTCGGTCACGTACGCAGGAAGCCGGGCCGGATCGATGAAACTGGTGCCCCGGTTGGCGGTGGCGCAGCCGCACGTGTCGAGATAGGGGTCCAGCAAGGCGGCGCTGCCGTTCTCGGCGACCCCGTCCAGCATCAGTTTGACGCTGGTGGCGCGGAACCGGCCATGGTTCAACGCGGCCCGGCGTTGCACGAGTTCGGGGATCTGCTCGGCCCCGCGTTCCCGGTCCCACCACAGCGCGCCGACGACCCGCGCGGTCAGCGAGCCCTCGCGGGCCGCCGTCAGATAGGCGTCCGACGGGTCCTCCATGCCGAGGAAGGCGCCGACGAGCGCGTCCTGCCAGGCGGTGACGCCGAGCGCGTGCAGATGCCGCTGGGCGTGCAGCAGCGCGGCGAGCCGGTCCGCCGGGGTGGCCGGGGGAGTGAGCCGGCCGACGTACCGCATGGCTCCTTCCTGGAGCATCCCGGTGGGCTCGCCCGAGGCGTCCCGCTCGAAGCGCCCGTCGGCCGGGTCCGGGGTGTCGCGTGTGACACCCGCAAGCTCCAGGGCGCGGCTGTTGGCCCAGGCACCGTGGTGGTCCCGGTTCGGCAGGTACACCGGCCGGTCGGGCACGACCGCGTCCAGTACCTCCTTCGTCGGCGTACCGCCCTCGAACGCCTCCATGGACCAGCCACCGCCCGTGATCCACTCCCGGCCGGGGTGCGCGTCGGCGTACGCCCGGACGGCGCGCACGGTCTCCTCGGCGGTCCGCGCGCCTGTGAGATCGCACTGGGCGAGTTCCAGTCCCGCCGGGACCGGGTGGAGGTGCGCGTCCTGGAAGCCGGGCAGCAGCAGCCGTCCCGCGAGGTCGACGACCTCGGTCCGGGGGCCGGTCAGATCGCGCGCCGCGGTCCCGACGGCGGTGATCCGGTCGCCGGTGACGGCGACCTCGGTGACAGTGGGGCCCTCGGGGGTGAGGACCGGTCCACCGGTGAACAGGAGGTCAGCGTGCATGAGTCCGTTCCTTGGTCGGGGGTCGGGGGTCGGGGGTCTGGGTCGGGTGGGCAGTGCGGGGAGGGGTCAGTGCGGTGCGGTCAGCAGCCGGGGCGCGTCGGCGTCGGTGCCGCGGCCGGTGCGGAAGTACGGGGATCTGCGCACCCACTTGGCCCAGGCGGCCGCCACGCATCCGGAGGCGATCATCAGTGCGGGTACGAGCAGCAGGAACCACCCGTTGTCCGCGCTGACTTCGAGATGGTCGGTGGAGGTGTAGAAGGACCAGGCGAGGTAGCCGCCGAGGCCGAGCAGGGCCGCGGCGCTCAGGGAGGGGAGCACCACGGCCCGTATCCCCTGCCGCCAGTCCTCGCGCAGCAGGCCGCGGAAGCGCGCCGCGGCCGCCAGAGCGGTGAGCGCGTAGGACAGGGCGACGACGATCCCGACCGCGTTCACCGTCGCCATGATCATGTCGGCGAGCCGGGGGATGACCAGGGCGAGCGCCGCCACCGCCGCCGCCAGCGCGCCGATCAGCAGGGTCCCGGCCGCCGGAGTCCCGTACCGGGAGCTGACCTTGGACCACACCGGACCCAGCGTGCCGTCCCGGCTCATCGCGAACATCCCCCGAGCCGTCGGGATCACCCCCGCCTGGAGTGAGGCGACGGCCGAGAACATCAGCGCCACCAGAGGCAGCGCGGCGAGGGGCTGGGAGGCCAGACGGTCACCGAAGTACGCCAGCCCCTGGGCGCCGTGACCCGCCAACTCGTCCTCGGACAGCACGCGTTGGAAGGCGACCGAGCCGAGGAGGAAGAGTCCGAGCATCGTGACCAGCGTGATGGTCCCGGCCCGTGAGGCGTCCTTGGGGTCACGTACCTCCTCGTTCACGGTGAACGCCGCCTCGAACCCCCAGTAGCAGAACACCGACAGCAGCATGCCCTGCGCGAGGGCCGAGGCCGAGGGGATGGCGAACGGGTCGAACCAGCTCAGGCGGAAGGGGTGCGGACCGGTGACGATGCCGTATCCGCAGAAGCCCAGCAGGACGACGTACTCGAAGACCAGCAGCCCGCCCTGCAACCGGGCGGCGGTTCTGACCCCGGTGACCGCCGTGAGGGTGACGGCGACGAGGACCACGACGCCCACCGCGGTCGTCTGGGCGGTGGAACCCGGGTCCAGCGTGAACCCGGCCGCCTCGTGCAGCCCGGCCTCACCGGCGAGTTGCAGCATCGTCGAGCCGGTCACGGCGGTGGTGTAGGCGAGAAAGGCCACCGTGGCCACGATGTTCACCCAGCCGACCAGGAAACCGAGCCAGGGAGTGAGTGAACGGCCCACCCAGACATAGCCGTTGCCCGCGTTCGGCTCGACCCGGTTCAGCCGGGAGTAGGCGCCCGCGATCCCCAGGACCGGGAGGAAGGCCAGCAGCATGATGGCGGGCAGATGCAGACCGACCACCCCCGCCGTCACGCCGAGCCCGATGCCGATGCTGGTCGTCGCCGCCGTACTGGACGCGGCGATCGCGACGCCGTCCACGACGCCGAGGGACTTGCGCAGGGACGGGGGATCCACACCGTACGGCTTCTGCGTCATGGCCTGCTCCGATCGCACCCGGGGCCTGGTTCCGGCCCGATGACCGGAAATGAAACTGCCCGGGGCCTTAACAGGTCAACGCTGTTGACATAAGGTGCCCGCACCGGAGGGAGAGCCCATGGCCGAACGAGTCGTCCCGCCCGCCGCCCGGCGGCGCCGACGCCCCACCAAGACGGGTGTCGTCCTCTCCGAGGAGCTCATCGTCGAGACGGCGCTGCGGCTGCTCAAGGAGCACGGCGCCGACGCCCTGACCGTCCGCCGCCTCGGCCTCGCCCTCGGCGCCGATCCCACGGCCCTGTACCGGTACTTCCGCGACACCGACGACCTGCTGCTCGCCATCGCCGACGAACTCATCGGCCGTACGCTGCGCACCTGGCGCCCCACCGGCGACTGGCGGGCCGACCTGCGCGACCTCGGCCTGCGGATGCACTCAGGATCGCTCGCCCATCCACAGGCCGCGGTGCTCAGCGCGTATCGCGTCACGGGCCGGGTCCACGAGATCGCCGCGGTGGAGACGATCCTCGGCGTGCTGCGCGGCGCCGGATTTCCCGACGTCGAGGCCGTACGGATCTACCACGCGTTCGTCGATCAGGCGCTGGCCTTCGCGGCCCTCGACGCGGCGAGCGTGGCCCTTCCCCGGGCCGCGCGCGAGGCCGAGGCGGGGGTGTGGCGGGCGACGTACGCGCGACTGTCCCCCGACACGCACCCGCACATCGCGGCGACGGCGCGTCATCTGGTGGCGGACATGCGGCGCAGCGCCTACCCGGCGGCGCTCGACCTGCTGCTGTCCGCGGCGGCCGCCCGACTGGAGGAGATCCAGGAGCTCCCGGGGACGTGAGGGACACGCCAGACGGCAGACACCAGACGCAGACGCGAGCGGAGGGCGCCTGTCACACCGACGGGCGTTCGCTCGTCGTTCCACCGGACCTGTCCGCACCTCGGCCCCAGGAGGCTGACCGCACATGACCCCGCCCGCCCGCACCTTGAAGCTGCGCACGCAGGACACGCTCCGCCGGCTGGAACAGGACGTCGACGTCTGGGTGTCCACGGCGGACCCGGACGGGGCGGCGCCCCACCTGATCCCGCTGTCCTACCTCTGGAACGGCACGACCGTGCTGCTGTCCACCCCGGGCGCCAGTCCGACGGGCCGCAACCTGCGTGCGACCGGCACGGTACGGCTGGGCTTCGGGCCGACCCGCGACGTGGTCATGGTCGACGGCACCGTCGAGACACTGGAACCGGCCGGACTGCCCGCCGGTGTCGGCGACGCCTTCGCCGAGCGGACCGGCTTCGATCCACGCCGCCTGACCACCGCCTACCTCTACTTCCGCGTCACTCCACGACGGGTACAGGCCTGGCGCGAGGCCGACGAGATCGCCGGCCGCGACCTCATGCGGGACGGAGAGTGGCTCGTGGACGACTGATTCCGTGGGACGGGGTATCCGGGAGGCGCGGGGCAGCGACGGCCCGGCCGACCGCGCCCCCGATCCCCGACGGAGGAACCATGGCACTGGTACTGGCAGGCGTGGTGGTGCTGGACTGCGCCGAGCCCGAGAAGCTCGCCGCGTTCTACAAGGAACTCCTCGACGGCGAGGAGACGGACACGAGCGCGAACCGCATCGACATCAGGGGCGCGGACGGGACGCGGATGGGTTTCCGCAGGGACCTCACGGCGACGCCGCCGAGTTGGCCGCGCCCCGAGAACTCCCTCCAGGTCCATCTGGACTTCCAAGTGGCGGACCTGGACGAGGCGGAACGCCGGATCGTCGGTCTCGGCGGGCGCCCCATCGAGACCAAGGACGCCGCGGGACCCTTCGAGGAGCGGGGCTACGCCGACCCGTCGGGGCACTCGTTCACCCTGTGCCTCACGCCCACCATGGCGCCGAAGCTGGGCTGAACCCGCCGGAGCCCCGGCCCGGCCCCGGCCCGGCGAGCACGGTCGTCAACTCCGGCCACCCCGGGTGACCTTGCCCTTCCCCTTCCCCTTCCCCTTGTCCGGGGACGGCCAGATCCCCGTGGACCGCTCGACGGCCTTCGCGCCCGTACGGTCCGCCGCGCTGCGGGCGACGGCGAACAGCGCGCCCTGGAGGGCCGCGGCGAGCAGCACCTCACCCCAGCCGCGGTCCTTGTCCAGCGCGTCCGGGGCGTCCTCCTCGTGACGCACCGCCTTCCACGCCGCCTCGAACGCCAGCCCGGCCAGGGCTCCGCTCGCCCAGCCCAGCGCGAATCCCAACGGCTTGTAGGCGAGAGGGAGTTTGAGTTTCTTCCGTTTCTTGGGCATGTGGGTCTCCTTCCGTGGTCCGAGTCGACGGTGTCACCGAATCCGGACGCCTGGTAGAGGGCCGCACCATCCGCCGATGTGTGAGGTGCGCGGGCCTGGGCAGCCGGACGGGGTGAATCGGACATCGCAGGACCGGTCGGACCGGCCGAAGCCGTCGGCGCCATCCACGGAGCCGACGGAACCGAGGGAACCGGCGCGGTCGGAGCCGTCGCCGAAGCCGAAGGGGCAGGACCACGGGACGCGCCTGACCGTATTCGTGGCCCTCGGAGCCAATCTCCTGATCGCCGTGGCCAAGGCGGTGGGCGGACTGCTCACGGGTTCGCCCGCACTGCTCTCCGAGGCCGCGCACTCGGTGGCCGACAGCCTCAACGAGGTCTTCCTGCTCGCGGCCCTGCGCCGCAGCCGCCGGCCGGCCGACCGCCGGCACCCGTTCGGCTACGGCAAGGAGAGGTTCTTCTGGTCGCTGCTCGCCGCCGTCGGCATCTTCGTGATGGGCGGCTGCTTCTCGTTCTTCCAGGGCTTCGAGGCGCTCAGGAGCGGCAGCGAGGAGTCGTCCAGCGGCTATGTGGCGGGGCTGGCGGTCCTGGCCGTCTCCCTGCTCGCCGAGGGCGCGTCCCTGTTCCGCGCGCTGCACCAGGTGCGCAGGCAGGGCGGCGCCGGAGGGCTGCGCGACCCCGCCCTGCGCACGGTGGTCGCCGAGGACGGCACCGCCGTGCTGGGCGTGACGCTCGCGATCATCGGCATGGCGCTGCACATGATCACCGGGCAGATCGTCTGGGAGGCCTCGGCATCCTTCGCCATCGGGGCACTCCTGGTGGGCGTCGCCTACTGGCTGGGCCGGGACGCGCGCGAGCAACTCATCGGCCGGGCCGCCGACCCCGAATCGAGCGGCCGGATACGGGCCCTGCTGGAGGCGCAGCCCGAGATCGACAGCGTGGAGGCGCTGCTCACCATGGAGATCGGCCTCGACTCGACCCTGGTCGCCGCCCGGATCGACCTCGTGCCGGGCCTGGACAGCGAGGAGGTCGAGGAGGTCGCCGTCCGCATCAAACGCTCCGTCGCGAACATCGTGCCGGAGGCGGACCAGATCTTCCTGGACGTGACCGACGCGGCGGCGGCACGGGCAGCGTCGCGCGGGGACGGGACAGCGGAAGACCCCGCCGCGACGGGGGAGCGCGGCGGGGCCTGAGGTACGGGTGCCCAGCGGGCGACGGCTCATGCACGGCATGTCCGCGGGATCCCGGCGGCGGACTCGCGCCCCCTTCGGGGACCTCGGCGCAAACGCGGCCGGGGCCCCGGTCCCGCGCGGCCGGGGCTCCGGTCACGCACCGCGCGCCGTCGCCCGCGCGCCCGCGCCGCTCAGTCCGTCGGCTCCAGCACGAAGACGGGGATCTCGCGGTCCGTCTTCTTCTGGTAGTCGGCGTACGAGGGGTACGCCGCGACGGCGCGCTCCCACCACTGGTCCTTCTCGGCACCGGTGACCTCACGGGCCCGCAGTTCCTGGCGGTTGGCGCCGTCCTGGAGTTCGACGTGCGGATCCGACTTCACGTTGTAGTACCAGACCGGATGCTTGGGGGCTCCGCCGAGCGAGGCGACCGCCGCGTAACGGCCGTCGTGCTCGACGCGCATGAGCGGGGTCTTGCGGATCTTGCCGCTCTTGGCACCGCGGGTCGTGAGAATGATTACCGGCAGTCCCGTGTCCTGCAGTGTGGTCCCCTCGGTGCCGCCGGAGCTCTCGTACAGCTCCACCTGCTCGCGCACCCACTGCGTCGGGCTGGGTTCGTACTCACCCTCAAGAGGCATGACTTGCGTCCCATCTCGCGTCGTACTGGACCTGTCTCGGCATGATTCAACACCAGCGCGGACGCGATTCATCCGCACCATGACCCCGCGGGTAATCGCGGACGCGGGACGCGTGCGCGACGGTGGGGACGTTCCCGGACGACGACCACGAAGGGGCCGCCCCCATGTGAGCAGTCACCGCACACGTTCCGACGACCCGCGCCGTGACCGAGGAGTTGTTGCGCCGGATCGGCGCCGGCGTCCCCGAAAGGATCGCCGAGCTGTACGCCGAACGGATCGACTGGAAGCTCGGCCGGCCGATGGACGAGCACGGAAGCGCCGCGACCCCGTGGATTCGCCTTCGAACCCGGCGCCGGCGTCCGACCGGGCACCGCGACCACTCCGTCCGCCCCTCGCCGCGACCGGTGACCTCGCCGGCCGACCCGCCGGGTTCTGGCGGCGGATCGCGGCAGGTCACACCGGTCACCTCACACCGGTCACGCCGGTCACGGCAGGTCCGCGTGCTCACGGTGAGGGGACGAGCATCCGCACGGCGAGCACCATGATCACGACGCTGGACGCGAGCGCCGTGACCAGCCGCCCCCGGTGTCCCGTCAGGACCCGGCCCAGCAGTGCGCCGCTCCCGGCGATCAGCAGTTGCCAGCTCGCGGACGCGACGAACGCGGCGAGCACGAACACCCCTTGCTCCAGCGGCCGTACGGCCTCCGTCGCACGGCTGCCGAGGACCAGCGCGGCGAAGTAGACGATGGTGGTGGGGTTCAGCAGGGTGATCCCCAGCAGCGTCAGATACGCCCTCGCCGGGTGCGCCGGATCCTTCGTGGAGCGGGCGGTGAGCCGCCGCTCGCGGTACTGGCGCAGTGCGGTGACGGCGCCCCGTATCGCCAGGGCGACCAGCACCAGCCCGGACACCCAGCGCAAGGGCGCCAGCACCGGCTGGAGCGCGGCGGCGAGCGCGGCACCCCCGAGCGCGGCGAGCAGGGCGTACACCCCGTCGGCGGTCGCGACGCCCAGCGCGGCGGACCCGCCGATCCGCAGTGACGTACGAGCAGTGAGGGACACTAGATAGGTCGCGACCGCTCCGACGGGGATGGCGATGCCATAGCCCGCGAGCAGCCCCGCGACGAGCGCGGCGGTCACGATCGGGGAAGCGAGGGCCTCCGCGGTCGGCCGGGCTGCTGCTGGACCCGCACCGGACGAGTGGCGGCGGAGGTCGGCGGCAGGAAGGCTTCGTACATGGACATGCGCAGATCCTCGGGCCCCGGCGGCGGCCCGTGCAACCGAATTACGGGGGCCGCCGCCGGGATCACAAGGGACACCGCCGAGCCACGGGGAACGGGTGTCCACCGTGGCGGGAGCGGACGGTTCGAGCCATGGCCGCGCCTCCGCGCCGCCCCGCCGTCCGCCGGGCGCCCGGTCGGCGCCCCGCCGGGCGACGGCGTTCGGCCAGACCGCCCGACCGGAGCATCTGGCCGAACTTCGAGTGGCCCTGTAGATGCCTGGGGCATCTAATGAGGAGCGGCAAGATCGGCAAGAGGGAACCATCGCATGCGAGGTCACTCATGACAGAAACCGTTGCCTTCCCCCAGGACCGTACGTGTCCTTACCACCCCCCCACCGCCTACGATCCCCTGCGTGAGGCGCGCCCCCTGTCGCGGGTCTCCCTGTACGACGGCCGCAGCGTCTGGGTCGTCACCGGCCACGGCACCGCCCGCGACCTCCTCACCGACCCACGGCTGTCGTCCGACCGGACCCGTCCGGCGTTCCCGATGCCCACGGAGCGGTTCGCCTCCGCCCGCGACCGCCGGGTGGCACTCCTCGGGCTCGACGATCCCGCGCACCACACCCAGCGCCGGATGCTGGTCCCCAGTTTCACCCTCAAGCGGATCGGGACCCTGCGACCCCGCATCCAGGAAACCGTGGACCGGCTGCTCGACGTCATGGAGGCGAAGGGCCCGCCCGCCGAGCTGGTCGGCGACTTCGCGCTGCCCGTGCCGTCGATGGTGATCTGCGCGCTGCTCGGCGTCCCGTACGCCGATCACGAGTTCTTCGAGGAGCAGTCCCGCAGGCTGCTGCGCGGCCCCGCCGCCGCGGACACCCAGGACGCCCGCGACCAGCTGGACGCGTACTTCGGGTCGCTCATCGACCGCAAGCAGAAGGATCCCGGCGACGGGCTTCTCGACGAGCTCATCCAGGACCGGTTGCGCGAGGGCGCGGTGGACCGCGAGGAAGTGATCAGCCTGGCGACGATCCTGCTGGTCGCCGGCCACGAGACGACCGCGAACATGATCTCGCTCGGCACGTTCACCCTGCTCAGGCACCCCGAGCAGCTGGCGGAGCTGCGCGCGGAGCCGACGCTCATGCCCGCCGCCGTCGAGGAGCTGCTGCGCTTCCTCTCCATCGCCGACGGGCTGCTGCGGGTGGCCACCGAGGACATCGAGGTGGCCGGGGCGACGATCCGCGCCGACGACGGCGTCGTCTTCTCGACCTCCGTCATCAACCGTGACGAACACACCTTCCCCGAGCCGGACGCCCTCGACTGGCACCGTCCGGCCCGTCACCACGTGGCGTTCGGCTTCGGCATCCACCAGTGCCTCGGCCAGAACCTCGCGCGCGCCGAGATGGAGATCGCCCTGCTGTCGCTGTTCGACCGGCTGCCCGGACTACGGCTGGACGCGCCCGCGGACGACATCCCCTTCAAACCCGGAGACACGATCCAGGGGATGCTGGAACTCCCCGTGACCTGGTAAGAGGCTTACCCGCATGACCATCGACATCGCAATCGACAAGGACGTCTGCATCGGCGCGGGACAGTGCGCGCTGACCGCGCCGGGCGTCTTCACGCAGGACGACGACGGATTCAGCGAGGTGCTCCCCGGCCGTGAGGACGGCGGCGGTGCCCCACTGGTCCGGGAGGCCGCGCGGGCCTGCCCGGTGGGTGCCATCACCGTCTCGGAGGCCTGAGGACACCTCCCACGGACCCTGAGGAAACCTCCCGCGGACCCG
It encodes:
- a CDS encoding transposase, which translates into the protein MKLVVQVKLLPTPVQASALEATLRACNRAATHASAVAFNRGVRDRNGLQKEVYADLKTAFGLSAQPAVRAVKKVVDAYATLRANLHAGNLGPSTSRRYRKALSTPIVFRPEAAQPFDDRCLSWQHDARTVSIWTVDGRMKGIRYTGHPDQLKALVQYRRGESDLIQRGGKWFLIATCEIPDAEMFEPVDWIGVDRGIANLATTSDGTNYQGRRLSRYRRWQARKRAELQKKKARSARRRLSRRKCKEQRHATHVNHVISKEIVSVAQRTGRGIAVERLDGIRERVRLRRDQRGTLSSWPFRQLGQHLAYKARRAGVPFLEVDPAYTSQRCPRCGHTERANRPTRDGFCCRRCGLAGPADVVAGVNVRDRARSVWVFVTMPVLPSV
- a CDS encoding oxidoreductase, encoding MWAAFRRGEWYADGGEVRAAVVRRLLLAPPPAEPGHLPRLRIRDVRITGRLDLAEAVVAGTLRLRNCRFEQAPCLDGAALGALELRDCVLPGLSGVGVTIGGKCEITGCRVEGPTDLYGASIGGTLHLENSRLTGHGERRGERALHLLCATVGGDIQAGSGFTVDGRTDLRDTSVRGSVVLTGAELRNPSGTALKANRLHIGGNLNCRGGFVAEGTVDLCDARVGGGALFEDASLSAGHGSALRAHGIDVRAEFNLCDGFTALGRLSMSSITVRSRFCFKDSLIDAPAGQPALISRRSTASELDLRFREPVKGWVSLSHTRVTVLNATPETWPRAVRMDGMVYDSLLPQLPARQRLPLLAPPEGFTPQPYEQLAATYRQHGHDRDARTVLLAQQRRLRGTLPWPGRVWSGFQDLTVGYGYRPMRAVWWLCAIMLSGILLFTRWPPQAVDPGKPPHFQAAIYTFDLVLPLVDFGQEQAFSPRGGLQWAAVVLVCLGWLLATTAAAGANRVLRRN
- a CDS encoding TetR/AcrR family transcriptional regulator, translating into MAERVVPPAARRRRRPTKTGVVLSEELIVETALRLLKEHGADALTVRRLGLALGADPTALYRYFRDTDDLLLAIADELIGRTLRTWRPTGDWRADLRDLGLRMHSGSLAHPQAAVLSAYRVTGRVHEIAAVETILGVLRGAGFPDVEAVRIYHAFVDQALAFAALDAASVALPRAAREAEAGVWRATYARLSPDTHPHIAATARHLVADMRRSAYPAALDLLLSAAAARLEEIQELPGT
- a CDS encoding VOC family protein → MALVLAGVVVLDCAEPEKLAAFYKELLDGEETDTSANRIDIRGADGTRMGFRRDLTATPPSWPRPENSLQVHLDFQVADLDEAERRIVGLGGRPIETKDAAGPFEERGYADPSGHSFTLCLTPTMAPKLG
- a CDS encoding APC family permease produces the protein MTQKPYGVDPPSLRKSLGVVDGVAIAASSTAATTSIGIGLGVTAGVVGLHLPAIMLLAFLPVLGIAGAYSRLNRVEPNAGNGYVWVGRSLTPWLGFLVGWVNIVATVAFLAYTTAVTGSTMLQLAGEAGLHEAAGFTLDPGSTAQTTAVGVVVLVAVTLTAVTGVRTAARLQGGLLVFEYVVLLGFCGYGIVTGPHPFRLSWFDPFAIPSASALAQGMLLSVFCYWGFEAAFTVNEEVRDPKDASRAGTITLVTMLGLFLLGSVAFQRVLSEDELAGHGAQGLAYFGDRLASQPLAALPLVALMFSAVASLQAGVIPTARGMFAMSRDGTLGPVWSKVSSRYGTPAAGTLLIGALAAAVAALALVIPRLADMIMATVNAVGIVVALSYALTALAAAARFRGLLREDWRQGIRAVVLPSLSAAALLGLGGYLAWSFYTSTDHLEVSADNGWFLLLVPALMIASGCVAAAWAKWVRRSPYFRTGRGTDADAPRLLTAPH
- a CDS encoding amidohydrolase; this translates as MHADLLFTGGPVLTPEGPTVTEVAVTGDRITAVGTAARDLTGPRTEVVDLAGRLLLPGFQDAHLHPVPAGLELAQCDLTGARTAEETVRAVRAYADAHPGREWITGGGWSMEAFEGGTPTKEVLDAVVPDRPVYLPNRDHHGAWANSRALELAGVTRDTPDPADGRFERDASGEPTGMLQEGAMRYVGRLTPPATPADRLAALLHAQRHLHALGVTAWQDALVGAFLGMEDPSDAYLTAAREGSLTARVVGALWWDRERGAEQIPELVQRRAALNHGRFRATSVKLMLDGVAENGSAALLDPYLDTCGCATANRGTSFIDPARLPAYVTELDALGFQCHFHALGDRAVRDALDAVEAARKANGPSDTRPHLAHLQVVHPDDVPRFARLGATANIQPLWAAHEPQMDELTIPFLGPERAARQYPFGSLLRSGARLAAGSDWPVSSPDPLQGIHVAVNRTAPDGTEPVFLPAERLGLTAAFTAYTAGSAYANHLDDTGSVRAGALADLVVLDRDPYAGPPEEIGATGVALTYVGGERVHEAPDA
- a CDS encoding pyridoxamine 5'-phosphate oxidase family protein; translated protein: MTPPARTLKLRTQDTLRRLEQDVDVWVSTADPDGAAPHLIPLSYLWNGTTVLLSTPGASPTGRNLRATGTVRLGFGPTRDVVMVDGTVETLEPAGLPAGVGDAFAERTGFDPRRLTTAYLYFRVTPRRVQAWREADEIAGRDLMRDGEWLVDD